From the genome of Proteus vulgaris, one region includes:
- the ubiG gene encoding bifunctional 2-polyprenyl-6-hydroxyphenol methylase/3-demethylubiquinol 3-O-methyltransferase UbiG, whose translation MNDKTTSLHANVDQHEIDKFESVASRWWDLEGEFKPLHRINPLRLNYIQERADGLFGKKVLDVGCGGGILSESMACVGAEVTGLDMGTEPLQVARLHSLESGIPVTYIQDTVENHANENPQAYDVVTCMEMLEHVPDPSSVVRACAKLVKPGGHVFFSTINRNKKAWLMLVVGAEYILNMVPKGTHDANKFIRPSELLSWVDETDLRSKNMIGLHYNPITDKFRLAPNVDVNYMVHTQSTHNSNS comes from the coding sequence ATGAATGATAAAACAACCTCTTTACATGCTAACGTGGATCAGCATGAAATCGACAAGTTTGAAAGCGTCGCATCACGCTGGTGGGATCTTGAAGGTGAATTTAAGCCATTGCACCGTATAAACCCACTAAGACTTAACTATATCCAAGAACGCGCTGACGGCTTATTTGGAAAAAAAGTCCTCGATGTTGGCTGTGGTGGCGGTATTTTATCTGAAAGTATGGCGTGTGTCGGTGCCGAAGTTACTGGCCTTGATATGGGCACAGAGCCATTACAAGTTGCACGCTTGCACTCACTAGAGTCAGGTATTCCTGTGACTTATATTCAAGATACCGTTGAAAACCATGCAAATGAAAACCCGCAAGCTTACGATGTTGTCACCTGTATGGAGATGTTAGAACACGTTCCAGACCCTTCTTCTGTTGTAAGAGCCTGTGCAAAATTAGTAAAACCAGGTGGGCATGTTTTCTTTTCAACTATCAACCGTAATAAAAAGGCATGGCTAATGCTGGTGGTAGGTGCGGAGTATATTCTAAATATGGTACCTAAGGGCACACATGATGCTAATAAATTTATTCGTCCATCAGAACTGCTCAGTTGGGTTGATGAAACCGACTTACGTAGCAAAAATATGATTGGCTTACATTATAACCCAATCACTGACAAATTCCGATTAGCGCCAAACGTCGATGTGAATTATATGGTGCACACACAATCGACACATAACTCGAATTCGTGA
- the rcsC gene encoding two-component system sensor histidine kinase RcsC, whose product MRYLSSFKTSLKISRYLFRVLGIMLWAMGALLTMFYLINIFNDTKSDIRQEYSNNYTNLLGFFRQTSGTIRDLQYLAERHQEQINLNPGIKNSLFYEGPFSLHKLNETADCELFKGQTNNYFRSFNSILYYWKDNTPALQGINQVFMVGSHSMCMINFPLRASPVDTEMLKKMVYENTRNYINQRAQGKEVNQYWIVPDAKGDSGILYVMSPVYASGKFIGLIGIERAIRLEYFSPAKDRVISIHLLNSRNTTVLSYPAENNYRSVKQVADVSAPYFGFDEDFSELVAKRKLLPSSFSVVYSLPLKQILNEFKFTIFNALILNIISAIFIFIFVWIFERKIFSPAENNASRLEEHEQFNHKIVASAPVGISILRIRDGMIILSNELAHNYFRLLSHSDKQNILSIIAEKSSNMVDVVTNNRNHLQISFVNSRYQNEDVAICVLVDISARVKMERSLQNMATAAEQANQAKSMFLATVSHELRTPLYGIIGNLELLQSFAQNDDTSRLLKTMDNSSSLLLKIISDILDFSKIESKQLKIEIKPFNCRQVLSFVISNYLPLIAKKDLAIYCFIEPDVPKIVNSDPVRVQQVISNLLNNSIKFTTTGCITLHLYKDEYYLYFDIHDTGRGIGEKALHELFEPFFQVSQNTESASEGTGLGLAICEKLINLMDGDISVVSQENIGSRFTVRIPLYGVLEENELATEKDIYKESTVRCFIDIKNLYLEGFIGRYLNYFGLNCELLTEETTLSSTDFIITDYDYPREHHCQFIRLNEHYLEPSKKIAENIWVCSTYKLNELTKIILQLPQNKIEANCVDMVELNTDCGLQALTILIVDDHPINRLLLTDQLKKIGFNTATAEDGCDALAYLAKNHIDIILTDVNMPNMNGYQLATHIREMGSDMPVIGVTANAIAEEKQRCIDAGMNDCVSKPVSLSILREVLVGHIPKK is encoded by the coding sequence TTGAGATATCTCTCGTCCTTTAAAACATCGTTAAAAATTTCCCGCTACCTTTTTCGCGTATTAGGTATCATGTTGTGGGCGATGGGGGCATTATTAACGATGTTTTACCTCATCAACATCTTTAATGATACTAAGTCAGATATTCGGCAAGAGTATAGTAATAACTACACTAATCTCCTCGGTTTTTTTCGACAAACTTCTGGCACTATCCGTGATTTACAATACCTCGCAGAACGTCATCAAGAGCAAATTAATTTAAATCCAGGTATAAAAAATTCATTATTTTATGAAGGACCATTTTCACTTCATAAACTCAATGAAACGGCGGACTGTGAATTATTTAAAGGACAAACCAATAACTATTTTCGTTCGTTTAACAGTATCTTATATTATTGGAAAGATAATACCCCTGCATTACAAGGGATAAACCAGGTTTTCATGGTAGGTTCGCACAGTATGTGCATGATTAACTTCCCTTTGCGCGCATCACCTGTAGATACTGAGATGTTGAAAAAAATGGTTTACGAAAATACACGTAACTACATTAATCAACGGGCGCAAGGCAAAGAAGTTAATCAATATTGGATAGTTCCAGATGCAAAAGGGGATAGTGGCATTTTATATGTTATGTCACCTGTTTATGCTTCTGGTAAATTTATTGGATTAATTGGTATTGAAAGAGCAATTCGCCTTGAATACTTCTCTCCAGCCAAAGACAGAGTAATTTCTATCCATCTTCTAAATAGCCGAAATACCACGGTATTAAGCTACCCTGCAGAAAATAATTATCGTTCTGTTAAGCAAGTCGCTGATGTGAGCGCACCTTATTTTGGTTTTGATGAAGATTTCAGTGAGTTAGTTGCAAAACGAAAACTATTGCCATCCTCTTTTAGTGTGGTGTATTCATTACCACTCAAGCAAATTTTAAATGAATTTAAATTCACGATTTTTAATGCACTGATTTTAAATATTATTTCTGCCATTTTTATTTTTATTTTTGTGTGGATCTTCGAAAGAAAAATATTCTCACCAGCAGAAAATAATGCTTCCCGATTAGAAGAGCATGAACAGTTTAACCATAAAATTGTGGCATCGGCACCTGTCGGAATTAGTATTCTGAGAATACGCGATGGCATGATCATTTTAAGTAATGAATTAGCACATAACTATTTTCGGTTACTCAGTCACAGTGATAAGCAAAATATTTTATCTATTATTGCTGAAAAAAGTAGCAATATGGTTGATGTAGTGACGAATAACCGTAATCACTTACAAATCAGTTTTGTTAATTCACGCTATCAAAATGAAGATGTGGCAATCTGTGTTTTAGTGGACATTAGCGCTCGTGTTAAAATGGAACGTTCGCTACAAAATATGGCAACAGCGGCAGAACAAGCTAACCAAGCAAAATCGATGTTTTTAGCTACGGTGAGTCATGAATTACGTACACCACTTTATGGCATTATTGGTAACTTAGAGTTATTACAATCCTTTGCACAAAACGATGATACAAGTCGATTATTAAAAACGATGGATAACTCCTCATCATTACTGCTAAAAATTATTAGTGATATTCTCGATTTCTCAAAAATTGAATCTAAACAATTAAAGATTGAGATTAAACCGTTTAATTGTCGCCAAGTACTCTCTTTTGTTATTTCTAACTATTTACCCTTGATTGCGAAAAAAGATTTAGCTATCTACTGCTTTATCGAACCAGATGTACCTAAAATTGTAAATAGTGATCCTGTTCGGGTACAACAGGTTATTTCTAATCTATTGAATAATAGCATTAAATTCACTACGACAGGGTGTATTACCTTACATCTTTATAAAGATGAGTATTACCTGTATTTTGATATTCATGATACAGGACGAGGGATTGGTGAGAAGGCATTACATGAGCTTTTTGAACCATTCTTCCAGGTTTCACAAAATACAGAAAGCGCATCTGAAGGTACAGGATTAGGTTTAGCTATTTGTGAAAAACTAATTAACTTAATGGATGGCGATATCAGTGTTGTTTCACAAGAAAATATTGGTAGCCGATTTACAGTTCGAATACCACTTTATGGTGTGTTAGAAGAGAATGAACTTGCTACCGAAAAGGATATTTATAAAGAGAGTACCGTTCGTTGTTTTATTGATATCAAAAACCTTTATTTAGAAGGGTTTATTGGGCGATATCTCAATTACTTTGGGTTGAATTGTGAATTATTAACAGAAGAAACAACACTCTCTTCAACTGATTTTATTATCACGGACTATGATTATCCGAGAGAGCATCATTGCCAATTTATTAGGCTTAATGAACATTACCTCGAACCATCCAAAAAAATAGCAGAAAACATATGGGTATGTAGTACTTATAAACTAAATGAATTAACAAAAATAATACTACAATTACCGCAAAACAAAATTGAAGCAAATTGTGTTGATATGGTTGAGTTGAATACCGATTGTGGTTTACAAGCGTTGACCATCTTGATTGTTGATGATCATCCAATAAATCGCTTATTGCTGACCGATCAACTGAAAAAAATTGGTTTTAACACAGCAACTGCAGAAGATGGGTGTGATGCATTAGCCTATTTAGCGAAAAATCATATCGATATCATTCTAACTGATGTCAATATGCCAAATATGAATGGTTATCAGCTTGCAACTCACATACGAGAAATGGGGAGTGATATGCCAGTAATTGGTGTAACAGCGAATGCAATAGCAGAAGAAAAGCAACGCTGTATTGATGCCGGAATGAATGATTGTGTGTCTAAACCGGTATCACTTTCCATCTTAAGAGAAGTTTTGGTAGGACATATACCTAAAAAGTAG
- the gyrA gene encoding DNA topoisomerase (ATP-hydrolyzing) subunit A — MSDIAREITPVNIEEELKSSYLDYAMSVIVGRALPDVRDGLKPVHRRVLFAMNVLGNDWNKPYKKSARVVGDVIGKYHPHGDSAVYETIVRLAQPFSMRYMLVDGQGNFGSVDGDSAAAMRYTEVRMAKIAHELLADLEKETVDFVPNYDGTEHIPAVMPTRVPNLLVNGSSGIAVGMATNIPPHNLGEVIDGCLAYVDNEDITIEELMEHITGPDFPTAAIINGRRGILDAYRTGRGKIYIRAQADIETDEKTSRETIIVTEIPYQVNKARLIEKIAELVKDKRIEGISGLRDESDKDGMRIVVEIKRDAVGEVVLNHLFSQTQMQVSFGINMVALHQGQPKLLNLKEIISAFIRHRREVVTRRTIYELRKARDRAHILEALAVALANIDPVIEMIRQAPNPAEAKAALIAQPWDLGSVSTMLERAGDSNVARPEWLEPQYGVHDGKYYLTEQQAQAILDLRLQKLTGLEHEKLLDEYRDLLLQIAELLHILRSPERLMEVIREELNAIKDQYNDPRRTEITENTADINIEDLINEENVVVTLSHQGYVKYQPLTDYEAQRRGGKGKSAARIKEEDFIDRLLVANTHDTILCFSSRGRLYWMKVYQLPEASRGARGRPIINLLPLEQNERITAILPVREYEEGKFVFMATASGTVKKTPLQDFSRPRSAGIIAVNLNEGDELIGVDLTDSTNEVMLFSADGKVVRFAEDCVRPMGRTATGVRGMKLSNDDKVVSLIIPRGDGDILTVTENGYGKRTAQSEYPTKNRATQGVISIKVSERNGKVVGAIQVEETDQIMMITNAGTLVRTRVSEVSIVGRNTQGVTLIRTTEDELVVGLQRVEDEDDALDDDEVNEVINETSPEESGSDLTDDADEE, encoded by the coding sequence ATGAGCGACATTGCCAGAGAAATCACACCAGTTAATATCGAAGAAGAGCTGAAAAGCTCATATTTGGATTATGCGATGTCTGTTATTGTAGGACGCGCATTACCCGATGTTCGAGACGGACTGAAGCCAGTACACCGCCGAGTTCTTTTCGCGATGAATGTACTAGGAAACGATTGGAATAAACCTTATAAAAAATCAGCCCGTGTTGTTGGGGATGTTATCGGTAAATATCACCCGCACGGTGACAGTGCTGTCTATGAAACGATTGTTCGTTTAGCACAGCCTTTTTCTATGCGCTACATGTTGGTTGACGGGCAGGGTAACTTCGGGTCAGTTGATGGTGACTCGGCGGCTGCAATGCGTTATACCGAAGTTCGTATGGCGAAAATCGCCCATGAACTGCTGGCGGATTTGGAAAAAGAAACGGTTGATTTTGTTCCTAACTATGACGGAACAGAACATATTCCGGCAGTTATGCCAACCCGTGTTCCAAACTTGCTAGTCAATGGTTCATCAGGGATTGCGGTGGGGATGGCAACAAACATTCCTCCACATAACCTAGGCGAAGTTATCGACGGCTGTCTTGCTTATGTTGATAACGAAGACATCACTATTGAAGAGTTGATGGAACATATCACGGGGCCTGATTTCCCGACTGCTGCTATTATTAATGGCCGCAGAGGAATTTTAGATGCTTACCGTACTGGTCGCGGGAAAATTTATATCCGTGCTCAGGCTGATATTGAAACTGATGAGAAAACCAGTCGCGAAACAATTATCGTGACAGAAATTCCTTATCAGGTGAATAAAGCGCGTTTAATTGAAAAAATAGCAGAGCTTGTTAAAGATAAACGCATTGAAGGTATCAGCGGATTACGCGATGAGTCTGATAAAGACGGCATGCGTATTGTTGTTGAAATCAAACGTGATGCTGTGGGTGAAGTGGTATTAAATCACTTATTCTCACAAACACAAATGCAGGTTTCTTTTGGTATTAATATGGTTGCGCTTCACCAAGGCCAGCCAAAACTATTAAATCTAAAAGAAATTATCTCTGCCTTTATTCGTCACCGTCGTGAAGTTGTTACTCGTCGTACAATTTACGAATTACGCAAAGCGCGTGACCGTGCTCATATCTTAGAAGCGCTGGCTGTTGCATTGGCGAACATTGATCCTGTTATTGAAATGATCCGCCAAGCACCAAACCCAGCAGAAGCAAAAGCAGCATTAATTGCACAACCTTGGGATTTAGGTAGTGTTTCTACCATGTTAGAGCGTGCTGGTGACAGCAATGTTGCTCGTCCTGAATGGTTAGAGCCACAATATGGTGTGCATGACGGTAAATACTATCTTACAGAACAACAAGCTCAAGCTATTTTGGATCTGCGTTTGCAGAAACTAACTGGTCTTGAACATGAAAAACTGTTAGATGAATACCGTGACTTATTGCTGCAAATTGCTGAATTACTGCATATCTTAAGAAGCCCTGAGCGTTTGATGGAAGTCATTCGAGAAGAGCTAAATGCGATTAAAGATCAATATAACGATCCACGCCGTACTGAGATCACTGAGAATACAGCAGATATTAATATCGAAGACCTGATTAATGAAGAAAATGTAGTTGTTACACTTTCTCATCAGGGTTACGTTAAATATCAGCCACTTACCGATTACGAAGCACAACGACGTGGCGGTAAAGGTAAGTCTGCAGCAAGAATTAAAGAAGAAGACTTTATTGATCGCCTGCTGGTGGCTAACACCCATGACACCATTTTATGCTTCTCAAGCCGTGGTCGTCTCTATTGGATGAAAGTTTACCAGTTACCAGAAGCAAGTCGTGGTGCTCGTGGCCGTCCGATTATCAACTTATTACCTCTTGAGCAAAATGAACGTATTACGGCTATTTTGCCAGTGAGAGAGTATGAAGAAGGTAAGTTTGTCTTTATGGCAACGGCAAGCGGTACAGTGAAGAAAACACCTCTGCAAGATTTCAGCCGCCCTCGTAGCGCAGGTATTATCGCAGTCAACTTAAATGAAGGCGATGAGCTAATTGGTGTTGACTTAACCGATAGCACGAACGAAGTTATGCTGTTCTCTGCTGATGGTAAAGTGGTTCGTTTTGCAGAAGATTGTGTTCGTCCAATGGGTCGTACTGCGACAGGTGTTCGTGGTATGAAACTGAGTAATGATGATAAAGTCGTTTCTCTGATCATTCCTCGTGGTGACGGTGATATTTTAACCGTTACTGAAAATGGTTATGGTAAACGAACTGCACAAAGCGAGTACCCAACGAAGAATCGTGCTACACAAGGCGTTATCTCTATTAAAGTGAGTGAGCGTAACGGTAAAGTAGTAGGTGCAATTCAAGTTGAAGAAACTGACCAAATTATGATGATCACCAATGCAGGTACATTAGTTCGTACTCGTGTTTCAGAGGTCAGCATTGTTGGACGTAATACACAAGGTGTTACCTTAATTCGTACAACAGAAGATGAGTTGGTTGTTGGCTTGCAACGTGTTGAAGATGAAGATGACGCATTAGATGATGATGAAGTTAATGAGGTTATTAACGAGACATCACCTGAAGAGTCGGGATCAGATTTAACCGATGATGCAGATGAAGAATAA